A region of Pseudomonas putida DNA encodes the following proteins:
- a CDS encoding glycosyltransferase family 2 protein: METAIGVVVIGRNEGARLERCLRSLAHGADQVVYVDSGSTDGSVQMAQALGVEVLALDMARPFTAARARNEGFACLQQLLPTLRHVQFVDGDCEVDPGWLASAQAFLQARPDVAVVCGRRRERFPQRSVYNLLCDLEWDTPIGEAKACGGDALMRADAFAQVGGFRPDLIAGEEPELCVRLRAKGWKVWRLADEMTLHDAAMTRFSQWWRRSLRAGHAYAEGAFLHGRAPEHHWLRESRRAWLWGLGIPLCTVLASGLVGGWALLLLLIYPLQAVRLARRGSKSRRENWLQAVFLVLGKFPEMLGQVKFLRNRLAAGKAALIEYK, from the coding sequence ATGGAAACAGCTATCGGCGTGGTGGTGATCGGCCGTAATGAAGGGGCACGTCTGGAGCGCTGCCTGCGCTCCTTGGCGCATGGTGCCGACCAGGTGGTGTATGTGGACTCAGGCTCCACTGACGGCTCCGTACAAATGGCCCAGGCCCTAGGGGTGGAGGTACTGGCGCTCGACATGGCCCGCCCGTTTACGGCAGCCCGCGCGCGCAACGAGGGCTTTGCCTGCCTGCAACAGCTGCTGCCGACACTGCGCCACGTGCAGTTTGTCGATGGCGATTGCGAGGTGGACCCCGGCTGGCTGGCCAGTGCCCAGGCGTTTTTGCAGGCGCGCCCGGATGTGGCGGTGGTGTGCGGGCGGCGCCGCGAACGGTTTCCGCAGCGCTCGGTTTACAATTTGCTGTGCGACCTGGAATGGGACACGCCCATTGGTGAAGCCAAGGCCTGTGGTGGCGATGCGTTGATGCGCGCCGACGCCTTCGCGCAAGTGGGCGGGTTTCGCCCGGACCTGATCGCCGGCGAAGAGCCGGAGTTGTGCGTGCGCTTGCGCGCCAAAGGTTGGAAAGTTTGGCGGTTGGCCGATGAAATGACGTTGCACGATGCGGCCATGACCCGATTCAGCCAGTGGTGGCGTCGTAGCTTGCGCGCAGGGCATGCCTATGCCGAAGGTGCCTTTCTGCATGGGCGGGCGCCGGAGCACCATTGGTTGCGCGAGTCTCGCCGCGCCTGGCTCTGGGGTTTGGGTATCCCGCTGTGTACAGTGCTTGCCAGCGGCCTGGTGGGCGGGTGGGCATTGTTGCTGTTGCTGATCTACCCGTTGCAGGCCGTGCGTCTGGCACGTCGCGGTAGCAAGTCGAGGCGCGAGAACTGGTTGCAGGCGGTGTTCCTGGTGCTTGGCAAATTCCCTGAAATGCTTGGGCAGGTAAAGTTCCTGCGCAACAGGCTCGCTGCCGGCAAGGCCGCATTGATCGAGTACAAATGA
- a CDS encoding serine O-acetyltransferase yields the protein MFENIRADLRAHGGDWGAQGFWVLLVYRFGRWRYGVRPALLRKLFSILYKILFKFVQIITGVELPCEVVIGRNFVIDHFGGIVISGYARFGDDCRIRNGVVVGLKNVDEPIAPVFGNNVDIGAGAKVLGNIRIGNNVAIGSNAVVLIDVPDNSLAVGVPATIKSRKPTQAVEYTVE from the coding sequence ATGTTCGAGAATATACGCGCGGACCTGCGTGCACACGGTGGTGATTGGGGCGCCCAGGGGTTCTGGGTGCTGCTGGTGTATCGCTTTGGGCGCTGGCGCTATGGCGTACGCCCGGCGTTGCTGCGAAAACTGTTTTCCATCCTTTACAAGATCTTGTTCAAGTTCGTGCAGATCATCACAGGGGTGGAATTGCCCTGCGAGGTGGTGATTGGCCGCAACTTCGTCATCGATCATTTCGGCGGCATCGTGATCAGTGGTTACGCCCGCTTCGGCGATGACTGCCGGATCCGCAACGGCGTGGTGGTGGGCCTTAAAAATGTCGACGAACCGATTGCACCAGTGTTCGGCAATAACGTCGATATCGGTGCAGGGGCCAAGGTGCTGGGCAATATCCGCATCGGCAACAACGTTGCCATTGGCTCCAACGCCGTGGTGTTGATCGATGTGCCAGACAACTCACTGGCGGTCGGTGTGCCCGCGACCATCAAGAGCCGAAAACCCACGCAAGCCGTGGAATACACGGTCGAGTGA
- a CDS encoding glycosyltransferase family 2 protein, producing the protein MDRKPVDVMVVNFNTASLLQPMFDALRQADSEKLASYLVVDNASVDDSVERMAKVCPEALLLSNKKNVGFGRANNQLLAHLKGKYALLLNTDAFVAADSLAKTIEYMDTHPECGVLGVRLEGRDGDLQPSCRYFPTPLNVFVGRTGLGRFFPGLKMVDEMTWDHGSVRECDWLPGCFYLVRREVLDQVGLFDPRYFLYYEEVDHCKRVKEAGWKVVFYPHTTVVHIGGESSKSVSELEAASRQISSYQIESELLYFRKHHGVAGLALHMLLVCVGDLVLALKALLKGRGRAAIRACWRHCQTTWSLLFKTRFASQPTR; encoded by the coding sequence ATGGATAGAAAACCCGTCGATGTGATGGTGGTCAATTTCAATACCGCGTCCTTGCTACAGCCCATGTTCGATGCGCTGCGTCAGGCCGATAGCGAAAAGCTCGCCAGTTACCTCGTGGTCGACAACGCCTCGGTCGATGATTCTGTAGAACGCATGGCCAAGGTGTGCCCAGAGGCGCTGTTGCTGAGCAACAAGAAGAACGTCGGTTTCGGTCGCGCCAATAACCAGCTGCTGGCGCACTTGAAGGGCAAGTACGCACTGCTGCTCAACACCGATGCCTTCGTGGCTGCCGATTCTTTGGCCAAGACCATCGAGTACATGGACACCCACCCTGAGTGCGGTGTACTGGGCGTGCGCCTGGAAGGCCGCGACGGCGACCTGCAACCCAGTTGCCGCTACTTCCCGACCCCCCTGAACGTGTTTGTCGGGCGTACCGGGCTCGGTCGTTTTTTCCCAGGCTTGAAAATGGTCGACGAGATGACCTGGGACCATGGCTCGGTACGCGAATGCGACTGGTTGCCTGGTTGTTTCTATCTGGTCCGGCGCGAGGTGCTGGACCAGGTGGGCTTGTTCGACCCGCGCTATTTTCTCTATTACGAAGAAGTTGACCACTGCAAGCGTGTCAAAGAGGCGGGCTGGAAGGTGGTCTTCTATCCACACACCACGGTGGTGCATATCGGCGGCGAAAGCTCCAAGTCGGTTAGCGAACTGGAAGCGGCCAGCCGGCAGATTTCCAGTTACCAGATCGAAAGCGAGCTACTGTACTTTCGCAAGCACCACGGGGTCGCCGGGCTGGCGCTGCACATGCTGCTGGTGTGTGTGGGGGACCTGGTACTGGCACTCAAAGCACTGTTGAAGGGACGAGGCCGCGCTGCGATCCGCGCCTGCTGGCGACATTGCCAGACCACCTGGTCGCTGCTGTTCAAGACCCGGTTCGCAAGCCAACCCACACGGTAG
- a CDS encoding acyltransferase, which produces MNGWIRSALTRYVNSTGRGSSTYKKLCNPTGREWGIYQARWGKFHSVGDNFHINPGCNVTDPALVRIGNNVGLSDCTLIGHDGVVALIELCYGKHLDSVGYIDIKDNCFIGHGAIVMPRVTIGPDAIVAAGAVVTKDVLPGTVVGGNPAKFICTTEALIKRVEERCESYPWIDLVKQRKGAYDPAVEPVLAAQRRQYFFGDGSNG; this is translated from the coding sequence ATGAATGGATGGATACGGAGTGCACTGACGCGTTATGTCAACTCGACCGGGCGGGGAAGCTCGACTTACAAGAAGTTGTGCAATCCGACGGGGCGAGAGTGGGGGATCTATCAGGCCCGCTGGGGCAAGTTTCATTCGGTAGGGGACAATTTTCATATCAACCCGGGGTGCAATGTCACCGACCCCGCGCTGGTGCGCATTGGTAACAATGTCGGCCTTTCGGATTGCACACTGATCGGCCATGACGGTGTGGTGGCGTTGATTGAACTTTGCTACGGCAAACACCTCGATTCGGTCGGCTATATCGACATCAAAGACAATTGCTTCATCGGCCATGGGGCGATTGTCATGCCCCGCGTGACCATCGGGCCCGATGCGATCGTTGCCGCCGGTGCGGTGGTCACCAAGGATGTGTTGCCTGGCACCGTGGTGGGCGGCAACCCGGCCAAGTTCATCTGTACCACCGAGGCCCTGATCAAAAGGGTAGAGGAACGCTGCGAAAGTTACCCGTGGATAGACCTGGTCAAACAACGCAAAGGGGCCTATGACCCTGCGGTAGAGCCGGTGCTTGCCGCGCAACGGCGCCAGTACTTCTTCGGGGACGGTAGTAATGGATAG
- a CDS encoding GMC oxidoreductase: protein MIKDYQQQKTLRDGYDFCIIGAGPAGITLGLRLAAAGWHVLLAEGGGREYSPHSQELYKCDSTGLELYAEETRLRYLGGTSNHWAGRCRPFTPSDFAVAPPGDLPGWPIPYSEIEGYLAAAMDIVDLPPGSEFHAMNTGLGGDDFEPDRFLLSPPTRFAQKYATALNETNGLDVFINCNCVDLEFDKTSGHVVAAVVSDYDRHRQRVVARNFILATGAIENARQLLNSETLLAAGVINKEGLTGCCFMEHLNIDMGTFILKSDQDTQMRQYYTTDAFVAEYQAGKGNITAALLSDVQTYGRTAEVKHFLENLACDMGVASKIEFFAKFSCPGDGVIGTMIEQFPNRQSRISLLDEKDQLGVAKVNVHWALNESDRHTIKCIGTELAKQFADMDLGFVKLNDFVYDTSVPLKMAPHAHHMGTTRMAASAEFGVVDANCKVFGTQNLYVAGSSIFAKGGASNPTMPLLQFAVRLADHLNEKLKSATGAAV, encoded by the coding sequence ATGATCAAGGACTATCAGCAGCAGAAAACGCTGCGTGACGGCTATGACTTCTGCATCATCGGGGCCGGCCCCGCTGGCATTACCCTGGGCTTGCGGCTGGCGGCTGCCGGCTGGCACGTCTTGTTGGCCGAGGGCGGTGGGCGCGAGTATTCGCCGCACTCGCAAGAACTGTACAAGTGCGACTCGACGGGGCTCGAGTTGTACGCCGAGGAAACGCGCCTGCGCTACCTGGGCGGCACGTCCAACCACTGGGCGGGTCGCTGCCGGCCCTTTACCCCTTCAGACTTTGCCGTGGCGCCGCCCGGCGACTTGCCCGGCTGGCCGATCCCGTACTCGGAGATCGAGGGCTACCTGGCTGCGGCCATGGATATCGTCGATTTGCCGCCAGGCTCGGAGTTTCATGCAATGAACACTGGGCTCGGCGGTGACGACTTCGAGCCTGACCGCTTTCTGCTGAGCCCACCGACGCGCTTTGCGCAGAAGTACGCGACAGCACTGAACGAGACCAACGGGCTCGATGTATTCATCAATTGCAACTGCGTCGACCTGGAGTTCGACAAAACGTCGGGCCACGTGGTGGCTGCGGTGGTTTCCGACTACGACCGTCATCGTCAGCGCGTGGTGGCCAGGAACTTCATCCTGGCCACAGGCGCCATCGAGAATGCCCGGCAGTTATTGAACAGTGAAACGCTGTTGGCCGCGGGTGTCATCAACAAGGAAGGGCTGACCGGGTGTTGCTTCATGGAACACCTGAATATTGACATGGGCACTTTCATCCTGAAGTCGGACCAGGATACTCAGATGCGCCAGTACTACACCACCGATGCCTTTGTGGCGGAGTACCAGGCCGGTAAAGGTAATATCACTGCCGCGCTGCTGTCGGACGTACAAACGTACGGCCGCACGGCCGAGGTCAAACATTTTCTGGAAAACCTCGCCTGTGACATGGGCGTTGCCAGCAAGATCGAGTTCTTCGCCAAGTTCAGTTGCCCTGGCGATGGGGTGATCGGCACGATGATCGAGCAGTTCCCCAACCGGCAAAGCCGTATTTCACTGCTGGATGAAAAAGACCAGCTGGGGGTGGCCAAGGTCAACGTCCACTGGGCGTTGAACGAGAGTGACCGGCACACCATCAAGTGCATCGGCACTGAACTGGCCAAGCAATTTGCCGACATGGACCTTGGCTTCGTCAAACTCAACGACTTTGTCTATGACACGTCGGTGCCGCTGAAGATGGCGCCCCATGCCCATCACATGGGCACCACGCGCATGGCCGCCTCAGCGGAGTTCGGTGTGGTCGACGCCAACTGCAAAGTCTTCGGTACCCAAAACCTCTATGTCGCGGGAAGCAGTATCTTCGCCAAGGGAGGCGCTTCCAACCCGACCATGCCGCTGTTGCAGTTTGCCGTGCGGCTGGCAGACCACCTCAATGAAAAGTTGAAATCGGCTACGGGTGCCGCTGTGTAA
- a CDS encoding oligosaccharide flippase family protein: MPSIDVSASASLRKRALKAGSWNLVSLVASQVMRLGGNLIMARLLLPEMFGVMVIATTVSVLLHLLSDVGLRQNIIQSHRGDDPAFLNTAWTVQIIRGFVLFALTLLLAAASWFAQLANLWPADSTYAAPELPMVLAVTGLSAIIWGFQSTKIDVAVRTFQQKRVVLVDLASQVVGLIAMLVIGYFTRSIWSLVVAGLVSALVGTLLGHMALQGPNNRLRWDRSALTELIVFGRWILLSSMVGVLAMYGDRIWFGASMTAGQLGVYSIAVLILGSVQTGLLKLVGSVALPAFSEAAREGDKARLKALYYRFRLLVDLAMLFACGVFLTASPLLIGWMYDARYTEAGSILAILSLSFFTLRYTLAHQIWIALGLTKYQAMDNIIRLVSLWGLLPLLLAIGGVDYAIWGVALHTFPTLLLVVYVNCKLDIFSVKRELMVLPMVAVGALCGLLATRFFEWL; this comes from the coding sequence ATGCCGTCGATTGATGTGTCAGCCTCCGCGAGTCTGCGCAAGCGCGCACTGAAGGCCGGGTCATGGAACCTGGTATCGCTGGTGGCGTCACAGGTCATGCGCCTGGGCGGCAACCTGATCATGGCCCGTTTGCTGCTGCCGGAAATGTTTGGTGTGATGGTCATCGCCACCACCGTTTCGGTACTCCTGCACTTGCTTTCCGATGTCGGCCTGCGCCAGAACATCATCCAGAGCCACCGGGGGGACGACCCGGCGTTTCTCAATACCGCCTGGACCGTCCAGATCATCCGCGGCTTCGTGCTGTTTGCCCTGACTTTGCTGCTGGCCGCCGCCTCCTGGTTTGCGCAGCTTGCCAATCTGTGGCCGGCAGACTCCACTTATGCCGCGCCAGAGCTGCCGATGGTGCTGGCGGTGACCGGCCTTTCGGCCATCATCTGGGGGTTCCAATCCACCAAGATAGACGTCGCCGTGCGAACGTTCCAACAGAAGCGCGTGGTATTGGTGGACCTGGCCTCGCAAGTGGTCGGATTGATTGCGATGCTGGTGATCGGCTACTTCACCCGTTCGATCTGGTCGCTGGTGGTTGCCGGCCTGGTCAGTGCCCTGGTGGGCACCCTGTTGGGGCACATGGCCCTGCAGGGCCCGAACAACCGGCTGCGCTGGGACCGTAGCGCTTTGACGGAGTTGATTGTCTTTGGCCGCTGGATCCTGCTGTCGTCGATGGTCGGCGTGCTGGCCATGTACGGCGACCGGATCTGGTTTGGCGCCAGCATGACGGCGGGCCAACTCGGTGTGTATTCCATTGCCGTGCTGATCCTCGGGTCGGTGCAGACCGGGTTGCTGAAACTGGTCGGCTCGGTGGCGCTGCCCGCCTTCAGCGAGGCCGCCCGGGAAGGTGACAAGGCGCGTCTGAAGGCGCTGTACTACCGTTTCAGGCTGCTGGTGGACCTTGCCATGCTGTTTGCCTGCGGGGTGTTCCTGACCGCCAGCCCGCTGCTGATCGGCTGGATGTACGACGCGCGCTACACCGAGGCAGGTTCGATTCTTGCGATTCTTTCGCTGTCGTTCTTCACGCTGCGCTATACCTTGGCACACCAGATATGGATTGCCCTGGGCCTGACCAAATACCAGGCCATGGACAACATCATCCGGCTAGTCTCGTTATGGGGGTTGCTACCACTGCTGTTGGCCATAGGCGGTGTGGACTATGCGATCTGGGGAGTTGCCTTGCATACCTTCCCGACGCTGCTGTTGGTTGTCTACGTTAACTGCAAGCTCGATATCTTCAGCGTCAAGCGCGAGCTCATGGTATTGCCGATGGTGGCGGTGGGCGCGCTCTGTGGCCTGCTGGCGACCCGTTTCTTCGAGTGGCTTTGA
- a CDS encoding O-antigen ligase family protein, whose protein sequence is MPEHFRALIVILFLAGVVFVMARRPATDLIPYSDFKRRRNLWFVLTLVAFASHSFWVYMAAAGIIMFIAGRRERNAMALFFMLLFLIPPASVQIPGFGVVNYLVELNHVRLLTLCVLLPAALALSRQSDTLRFGRTWPDKLLAASLVLMSVLYLRETTLTDTLRQALYLYVDVFLPYYVASRGLKEISDFKDAMLAFVLASFVLALIGVAEYVRHWLLYNALTDAMGVQWSMTGYLSRGGSLRASATTGQAIALGYVMSVAIGLFLFVQGYVRSQLQRVLGALLLAAGLFAPLSRGPWIGAVIIGVVFIAMGKGAVKRLTVLALAGVLALPLLTVLPGGDKVLDLLPFIGNIEKENITYRERLIDNSWIVIQRNPLFGSFDFRNTPEMQSMIQGEGIIDIVNTYVSLALRVGLVGLALFVAFFITVLLGIRKAMRAFPDQNDEQRQLGRALLATLVGILVIIFTVSSITIIPTVYWSVAGLGVAYIQRVRRLRSSQASDLADARLQPR, encoded by the coding sequence ATGCCTGAACATTTTCGTGCACTGATCGTCATTCTGTTTCTGGCAGGCGTCGTTTTCGTCATGGCGCGCCGTCCGGCGACAGACCTCATCCCCTACAGCGATTTCAAGCGCCGGCGAAACCTGTGGTTCGTCCTGACGCTGGTGGCCTTTGCCTCCCATAGCTTCTGGGTATACATGGCCGCTGCCGGCATCATCATGTTTATCGCCGGGCGCCGCGAACGCAACGCCATGGCGCTGTTTTTCATGCTGCTGTTCCTGATTCCACCGGCGTCGGTGCAGATACCCGGGTTTGGCGTGGTCAACTACCTGGTCGAGCTCAACCATGTGCGCCTGCTGACGCTATGCGTCCTGCTGCCGGCGGCACTGGCCCTCAGCCGACAAAGCGACACCCTTCGCTTCGGCCGCACCTGGCCCGACAAGCTGCTGGCGGCAAGCCTGGTGCTGATGAGTGTGCTGTACCTGCGTGAAACCACCCTGACCGACACCTTGCGCCAGGCGCTCTACCTGTATGTCGATGTGTTCTTGCCCTATTACGTCGCCAGCCGGGGGCTAAAGGAGATCAGTGATTTCAAGGACGCCATGCTGGCGTTCGTGCTGGCCTCTTTCGTCCTGGCCCTGATCGGCGTCGCCGAGTACGTCCGCCACTGGTTACTGTACAACGCCCTGACCGATGCCATGGGCGTCCAGTGGAGCATGACCGGCTACCTGAGCCGCGGTGGCTCGCTGCGCGCCAGCGCCACCACCGGCCAGGCGATTGCGCTGGGTTACGTGATGAGTGTAGCCATCGGCTTGTTCCTGTTCGTCCAGGGCTATGTCCGCAGCCAGCTGCAGCGGGTGCTCGGCGCACTGCTGCTGGCGGCCGGGCTTTTCGCGCCCTTGTCCCGAGGCCCCTGGATCGGCGCCGTGATCATCGGCGTCGTGTTCATTGCCATGGGCAAAGGCGCCGTCAAGCGCCTGACCGTGCTGGCGCTCGCCGGCGTGCTGGCGCTGCCGCTGCTGACGGTGCTGCCAGGGGGCGACAAGGTGCTGGACCTGTTGCCCTTCATCGGCAACATCGAGAAAGAAAACATTACCTACCGGGAACGGTTGATCGACAACTCCTGGATCGTGATCCAGCGCAACCCGCTGTTCGGCTCCTTCGATTTCCGTAACACCCCTGAAATGCAATCGATGATTCAGGGGGAAGGCATCATCGACATCGTCAACACCTACGTCAGCCTGGCACTGCGGGTCGGGTTGGTTGGGCTCGCACTTTTCGTGGCGTTCTTCATCACCGTGTTGCTGGGTATCCGCAAGGCCATGCGCGCGTTCCCCGACCAAAATGACGAGCAACGGCAACTGGGCCGCGCGTTGTTGGCGACGCTGGTCGGGATCTTGGTGATCATCTTCACCGTCAGCAGCATCACCATCATCCCCACAGTGTATTGGTCGGTCGCAGGGCTTGGGGTGGCCTACATACAGAGGGTGCGCAGGCTGCGTTCCAGCCAGGCCAGCGACCTTGCCGATGCCCGTCTTCAACCCAGGTGA